The Alnus glutinosa chromosome 7, dhAlnGlut1.1, whole genome shotgun sequence genome includes a region encoding these proteins:
- the LOC133874031 gene encoding probable LRR receptor-like serine/threonine-protein kinase At3g47570 has translation MKHSCVHSKWILFIFFHGILLLLMSSGLKSARILAFAANETDRLALLDFKSRISEDPLQIMSSWNDSTHFCNWFGVTCSSSSKRVMVLNLEDQRLAGSITPSMGNLTYLTGINLRKNSIYGEIPQEVGRLRQLQHLNLSFNSFGGNLPTNLSHCTQLRVLDVAYNKLVGQIPEQFSSLSKLVYLNLGVNNLTGTIPAWIGNFSSLNSLFLLLNNLQGSIPSELGRLSGLGIFQLYGNNLSGTLPFEVGYLKNLGELDVSNNRLSGEIPISLGSCTSLVSLHLEANSFEGAIPPSLKTLKGLEEIDISRNNLSGQIPQFLSKFLSLEHLNLSNNDLEGKVPSEGIFLDVSAISIFGNDKLCGGVPELLLSKCYRKSPRSSMKRLALKVVIPVMLVLVLLCFFLTFYMVKKWRKRPLVASSLKDWRLACISYAELQASTNDFSLDNLIGLGSFGSVYKGFLSSNGAIVAVKVLNLRLQGASKSFINECNALRSLRHRNLLKIITACSSIDHKGNDFKSLIFEFMSNGSLDQWLHPKEDEQHQYKRLSFIQRLNIAMDVAYALEYLHHHCETPIVHCDVKPSNVLLNEDMVAHVGDFGLAKFVFEASHNPFKNETLSESLSIVLKGSIGYIPPEYGMGGSVSVLGDIYSYGVLLLEMFTGKRPTDNMFKDGLSIHKFIAMALPEHVMDIVDSTMPFEEGEEDADDETNNDDIEEGAIIEEVDRHFNGRNKVKDCLVSVLQIGLLCSATSPQERLPTNDVINKLRAIRDACILTLS, from the exons ATGAAGCACTCTTGTGTTCATTCCAAGTGGATTTTGTTCATATTCTTTCACGGAATTCTTCTTTTGCTTATGAGCTCAGGTTTGAAATCTGCAAGAATTCTCGCTTTTGCGGCAAATGAGACTGATCGCCTGGCGTTGCTTGACTTCAAGAGTCGGATTAGTGAAGATCCACTTCAAATCATGAGCTCATGGAATGACTCCACCCATTTCTGCAACTGGTTTGGCGTTACATGCAGCTCCTCCAGTAAAAGAGTCATGGTTCTGAACCTGGAAGATCAAAGATTGGCTGGCTCCATAACACCTTCTATGGGAAATCTTACGTACCTTACTGGAATCAACCTGAGAAAAAACAGCATCTACGGTGAAATTCCTCAAGAAGTGGGAAGACTACGGCAGCTGCAGCATCTCAACTTGAGTTTCAATTCCTTTGGTGGAAACCTTCCGACTAATCTAAGTCACTGTACACAACTTAGAGTGCTTGATGTTGCTTACAACAAACTTGTTGGGCAGATTCCAGAGCAGTTCAGTTCATTGTCAAAGTTGGTTTACCTTAATCTTGGTGTGAATAACCTTACAGGAACTATCCCAGCGTGGATAGGGaacttttcttctttgaatAGTCTTTTCCTTCTCCTGAACAATCTACAAGGGAGCATACCTAGTGAGCTTGGCCGCCTATCAGGCTTGggaatttttcaactttatgggAATAATTTGTCCG GAACACTGCCATTTGAAGTCGGTTACTTAAAAAATCTTGGGGAGTTAGATGTCTCGAATAATCGATTATCAGGTGAAATCCCAATTTCCCTTGGTAGTTGTACTAGTTTGGTGAGTTTGCATTTGGAGGCTAATTCATTTGAAGGAGCAATTCCTCCATCTTTGAAGACACTAAAAGGTTTAGAAGAAATTGATATTTCTCGCAATAACTTGTCGGGGCAGATTCCTCAATTTCTCAGCAAGTTTTTGTCACTTGAGCATCTTAATCTTTCTAATAATGATCTCGAGGGAAAAGTGCCAAGTGAAGGGATTTTTTTGGACGTAAGTGCAATTTCAATCTTTGGAAATGACAAGCTATGTGGAGGCGTCCCAGAATTACTTTTATCAAAATGCTATAGAAAGAGTCCACGTTCATCCATGAAACGCCTTGCACTTAAAGTTGTAATTCCTGTCATGTTGGTACTTGTTCTATTGTGCTTTTTCCTCACATTTTATATGGttaaaaaatggagaaagagaCCTTTGGTTGCATCTTCCTTAAAGGATTGGCGATTAGCATGTATATCTTATGCAGAACTTCAAGCATCAACTAATGATTTCTCTCTGGACAATTTGATCGGTTTAGGTAGTTTTGGTTCTGTATACAAAGGATTTCTTTCTAGCAATGGAGCAATTGTTGCAGTTAAAGTTTTAAACCTTCGACTACAAGGAGCTTCCAAGAGTTTCATCAATGAATGCAATGCTTTGAGAAGTTTACGGCATCGTAATCTCCTTAAGATTATCACTGCTTGTTCAAGCATTGATCATAAAGGGAACGACTTTAAGAGTCTAATTTTTGAGTTCATGTCTAATGGAAGCCTAGACCAGTGGCTGCATCCTAAAGAGGATGAGCAACATCAGTACAAGAGATTGAGCTTTATTCAAAGACTAAACATAGCCATGGATGTTGCTTATGCATTGGAATATCTTCATCACCATTGCGAAACGCCGATTGTACACTGTGATGTAAAGCCAAGCAACGTCCTCCTCAATGAAGATATGGTAGCGCATGTTGGCGACTTTGGATTAGCGAAGTTCGTCTTCGAAGCATCACATAATCCCTTCAAAAATGAAACCTTGTCAGAGTCCTTGTCAATTGTGCTGAAAGGTTCCATTGGGTACATTCCTCCAG AGTATGGGATGGGTGGCTCAGTTTCCGTACTTGGAGATATTTACAGCTATGGCGTCCTCTTGCTAGAGATGTTCACTGGAAAAAGACCTACAGATAACATGTTCAAAGATGGCCTGAGCATTCACAAGTTCATTGCAATGGCTTTGCCAGAACATGTTATGGATATAGTGGACTCAACAATGCCCtttgaagaaggtgaagaagatgCTGATGATGAGACAAATAACGATGACATAGAAGAAGGCGCAATAATCGAAGAAGTTGATCGTCATTTCAATGGCAGAAATAAAGTGAAGGATTGCTTGGTCTCAGTGTTGCAAATTGGACTATTGTGCTCTGCAACATCACCTCAAGAGCGTTTGCCCAcgaatgatgtcatcaacaaaTTGAGGGCAATTAGAGACGCATGCATATTGACGTTGTCCTGA